The sequence acaaacacatacactatggccaatttagcttacccaattcacctatagcacatctctttggacttgtggggaaaaccggagcacccggaggaaacccacgccaacacggggagaacatgcaaactccacacagaaatgcaaactgacccagccggggctcaaaccagcgaccttcttgctgtaaggcgattgtgctacccactgcgccaccgtgctgcccattatTGGATCCAATgaatacttttttcagtgtactacagtatatttaaataaatctcaAATATATTGTATCCTGACAAATATCCTGGTAATACTGTATCATGAAGACTAGTTATTCACACACCCCTTACTTTTAGTCACTCTTGTATCTAATTTGTTGACCTTTTTTACGCCATACACTCTGGCCAGGATTTCTGTATTTCATAAACTATCCCTGTCTTGGCTTTTTGCACTGCGCAGATTGATCATTGTATGACATATGTAAGAGGTATAGAGTATATAGCATATTTCTTCTTATAATAACTAtacttttaaatcaatttaatggTTCTTTAATGTTATAAAGGTCGTGACACACCAATCCGATGGTAAAAATTACTAGTACTTAATATAACTGATACTAGTAGCTGAAAAACACAAACCAACCTCACTGCCTCACTTGCCtccagcctacatttttgcaaaaatgtaaattacattgCTTCGGGTACATTTTTCgggtttcagatgacaaatccactagagggagttgtctacatttttgcagattAGAAAAATGTTACTTAGGATTGTatatttcagatacacatcctttATTTGCAAGTCCAGGAGAAGGTGGGGCTTGTTAGATCACCTAGAACAGCCTGATATCACGAGGAAGTATAACTtatttaacgttttgtcagtttagtgtaaAATACGTATGAAtctgtacaagttcagtcgtacaaaattgtacgatttaaaaaaggaaaccCAACGGTCAttaggggataagcaaattgtacaaatgagatcttaCAAATTcacatgaattagccactaaatcaaaacgtacGAATTGGCATGGGAACGTGTTGGCTAGACCAATGAATCGctaacctaaacctaaccattagtgttttgaaaataaaatgcaatgaaaaCTAAATACTCTAAACATACAGTACTAGTGCTGATTTGTTACTGCTCTGTTAATCTTTTAAAATTGCTCACACTCATTATGTATTTCCCTTCATCAGGTCACACTGATCTGCTTTGTGTCATGCTGTGAGGAGGACACACATTACAAAAACACTCAAGGAAAATGCTGCAAGATGTGTGGACCAGGTATACCATATGTTAATAATGTGTGGCACTATAGTAAATAAATGCACATCATTAAAATGAAGCACTGCAATGTTTTCTAAAAAGCAGAATGTACATAAAGAAATTAATCAATTTactgttacattttattttatttgcccaGCTCTAACCAGTAaatatatgtattgtatatagtgttgtcacgatgctgaaattcggtaccaatcagtcctgaaattttaaaaacgtccatttccaggTATCATTTGAGTGAtgttgagtgcgttcttaaacagaGCTGATTTGCTAATAtattcacgtgctcaacagaaatgactgtgattggctgtgaaggtcatcagttcaccgagcTCACCGctatttactgagtgtaaccacagatacagggacactggagcgttttaaagctacGATTGACCAACTGATTGACGTGTTTAAGATTGTGTTTTAACATCACTGTGTTCAAGAatgtgctcaaatgttagtgggaaatggactgaattagtaccgaattccagtatcgtgacaacccttagggcctactcacactatgctatccgaaccgtgcccaggccccgTTTCacagatcgtttgagaagtgtgagtgctctgaatcaggctcaggcacggttcacttggccggccctggcctggttggaagaggtgtgccagagcgcggttcacttgggctttggcgcgggaGCCCGAAACTGAAGTTGAGacgtaggcttgggcggtatccaaattttgatatcgtcaaacctcctccctattttacctcggtatacggtattaccgtgcggccactcccgttcaaattacaccagagttaccaacCGCTCccacgctttattcggaaatgtatTTCCACATTGCAAGAAATCTGGTCTGTTCCCGTGGTACAgcagcaggaatgcagacctctagttcataTTTACCACGTCTtccttctcgttcggtcgaaaaACCGAAAAACTACCAAACTGCAGAGGCTGTTTTCTTTTTCGAAACCAGGTCACTTGGGGCACGGCTCGCCATCTTatctcacctctctctctcttctccacaCTGTCtcatgatgacaatcacgcatacgcatttttaggcattaaatcaataatatttaatatttaatacttgtctcctatataagtgcattttttatgacggtataatggtattgaaactgacaccgttgctatttttagatcccgcggtataccatattaccgcccaagcctaactAAACGTGACTTTTAccggactgtttcatatggatttactaatcattcttactgttcaatgaacgcaaactgtcgtagattattaaagacacacCCTTCACTGCATggcagctgcacctttagcaatcctcctaattcctgcagcacgaggactttatgactgtttatgagcgtcaaaagtcgtggatctgttcggcgaaatatttgactgtgtgtcactgcatatcaaacgactaaaactATATAACTAAAAAAATCTCCACTGTGCCGAGCGAGAGCGTTTAATGAACAGCACATCATCAATGAagtgcaggccgtcgggggagacgggaggtgggacaagcgtgctttggcccggttcaaggcaactgtacatagtgtgagtacgtccTAACTGTATAGCCATTTACTAATAGTATATCTACTGTCAGTTAATTCTtagctgtgtttatatatatatattgttataatgtTGTTGTAGAGTAtagttatatttatgtttaattactATGTACCACAGTGGTCCTGAGAGATGCTACACTATACATCCTATGCTATGAATCCATAAATAGCAGCATATTTTCCTTAAAGATCCCATGAATTGcttcaaaatgtacatttgtatgCAATGTTTGACAAATTTCAACCGAAACATgtagagagggcgggacatagtgtagctcctcccctaaaaaaaaacagccaatagcgttttgtttttatcaccgcTAGTaaaagtggttgagctcaagcgcatcaactAAAAAGCTAAtgtgaagtgtcttgaagggggcggggcatgccagacactagagagcatttgattggtcaagattgcagtatgaggtgacgtgaaaaaaaaaaaactgttgctcCCTATAGGcgaaagtgacaaactacaagctttacatgtccATATCAGTTTTACATCTTCGAAATGTGAATTTTGTTACTGTTTTTGgagcgcactagcttatagatatcctaaaaactaacaatactgttactaacatctaaaaaactttattttcatttcatgggacctttaatattGCTATTAATATGGTAATGTGGCAGTCTAAATGAAAGCGTGTGATTGCAGGTAAGAGGATGATGGTGGACGACAACTGTGATGACCCACGCTGTAAGGAATGCGAAGCTGGAGAGTATCAGAGCGGATACACGAAAAAAACCATATGTGAACGCCAGCCCAGCTGTGACACCAGTGAGTGAAGACAagttaggtttactaggcaatTAATACGCTAATTAGAGAAGTCTAGGTATGTATAATTTCTTAATAATGTTGACCATAGcagttttataattaataaaataatatatataaagttgaagtcaatattattcaccctcctgtgattttttttattctttttcaaatatttcgcagatgatgtttaacagagcaaggatttttttcacagtatttcctataatattttttcttctgaagaaagtcttgtttgttttatattggctagaataaaagcaatttttaatttatttttaacccttttaaggtcaatattattagccctctcaagcttttaaatgtcactttaagctgaatactagtatcttgaaaaatatctagtcaaatattatgtgctgtcatcatggcaaagataaaagaattcagttattaaaaattggTTATTAAAGTATATCAGTTGTGGCTgataacaattttaaataactattaaaaaataattgttgGTAGTAATGATTATTATAGGTTATaagcaaaacaaaaaggaaaggtaattataattaaaaataaataaggatGGTTTCGAGGAAAGCATCTAAACTCACCTTTTTTCTCCTGCTTGTCTTTTAAATCAGATCTAAATTTTCTGCCACTAATCAATCCAAACAAGACCAGCCGAAGTGAATGCAGGTGTAAGCCCGGATATTACTGTGATCTAGATCATGATTGCGAGGTTTGTGGGAAACACACAGTCTGCAAACCAGGACAGAGAGTTGCCATCAAAGGTTAGTGCTGTTTGATGTAAGAAGCAGCtttaaatagatagttcacctGAAAACGAAAAgatactcactatttattcaccatCAAACATTAGCatctgaagaatgttagaaaccagtaaccattgacttccatagtaggaaaaacaaatactagggaagtcaatggttacaggtttccaacatttttctaaataacttcTTTTGAAGATAGAAAGTTAAAGTGGACGAtgggtaaattatgacagaatttccagtttaaggcaatggtctcaaactcaattcctgtaaGGCCACAGCTTAAGCAcgcacctgcttaatagtctgtagtaactgtgcagagctgtggccctccaggaattgagtttgagacctatgttttaaggtgaactgtccctttaaaggttGATTCTGTGCTGTACTTCAGAATAATAAAATGCCATTGTTTAATGGTTTAGAGATACTATAATCATTGTTTATAACCGATTTGACTTGGACTGTGGTGCTTATGAGTAAAAGCTTGCATATTCACCTTGCAGGTTCACCGATCAGCGATAATGTGTGTGAGGAATGTAGTGCCGGGACATTTTCCACCAATCATTCAGCCGATACATGCAAGGAATGGACCAAGTATGAGAAATCCACCTGATTTTATGTCATCTTTTTACTGTACAGAGGCATATACTAAAAGACAATTAAAAATGTGGAATTTAAATCTACATGGGGACTTGCAGGAGCTGGTGTAGGTGTACTGTTTTATGGAAAAACCAAGCATTTAGCTGTGATGTGGTGTAAAGTACACTAccgtttttttaaagaaaattattctgttcatcaagggggcatatattaaataataataataatcataataataataataatattaaagagcccatattatacatgaaatagggtcatatttaggttgtaagggtctccaacaacagtctaatatgcatgcaaggtcaaaaaacactttgatgatcttataatctgcatttatttttacctaattatcccagcgactcccatatgaatcgttcagcgattcatttgttcccaaacccctcctcagcgcgaagctaatctgcgctgattggaccgatgacagcctgctgcgattggtcgacagggacaaggcttcagcgcgagagtgaaatgcccagctgctaatctacaatataaaagtagtcacagtgcatacacgcttcatagtggattttggcacacgcacacacacacacacacacacacacacagggcctgcgcgtccatagaggaccggctgaatagagagggcgcggcgctcagttatatacgcgaatacccgtgcgttacacacacgaggagacacacacacacacacacacacacagagggctggcgcgtccatagaggagaagctgaatagagagggcgcggcgcggcgctcagttatatccgcgaatacccgtgcgttacacacacgaggagacacagacacacacacacacagggccggcgcatccatagaggagcggcgcttagttatatccgcgaatacccgtgcgttacacacacgaggagacacagacacacacacacagggccggcaaatccatagaggagcggcgctcagttatatccgcgaatacccgtgcgttacacacacgaggagacaataatattgagctgaaatattttgaaacttgtccgttgcatgtgtgtaggaacagctgacgatccgtaatcaaagcggcacgcgtcgcgttttcaacgtggctttacacgcgatatgagaatataaagagttaacctgatacagcacacgcagttacaagtaacaaaacacaactaaatacatcatgtgcaagatagagtaaacgaggcaacagttttaatcgcacgtacttacactggtgaaatgggggtagaaactgatccatgatgcactgat comes from Danio aesculapii chromosome 23, fDanAes4.1, whole genome shotgun sequence and encodes:
- the cd40 gene encoding tumor necrosis factor receptor superfamily member 5; the protein is MRALLTVCLLVTLICFVSCCEEDTHYKNTQGKCCKMCGPGKRMMVDDNCDDPRCKECEAGEYQSGYTKKTICERQPSCDTNLNFLPLINPNKTSRSECRCKPGYYCDLDHDCEVCGKHTVCKPGQRVAIKGSPISDNVCEECSAGTFSTNHSADTCKEWTKCENGEVVDTPGSSTSDQICVGTRHRTAVIVVVCVLLVLIVSAAVVGYLLFKKGKSQFCKLSKQTFMEIRPDDDVTIAVQQQPEEEDENAPVSPTLSNMTDNGNFVVQEHGKDAIIPCHESTSNPYQ